From a region of the Oscarella lobularis chromosome 7, ooOscLobu1.1, whole genome shotgun sequence genome:
- the LOC136189241 gene encoding WD repeat and FYVE domain-containing protein 3-like isoform X1 yields MNNSKLRMLISKAQKANNRYSCLCLGDNSHDFAQAQPSLVPIRCNHLPFAQMAMNWIRGLLGGRRSASGQNGISSPGPPPRDALGAIHLRRLFIEYYNMPPDDREAKEGHLVKMLPVFCQVFGTTRPSEIVERFAEATIFARDVSQLLVAEIRRHAVHPQTQVASDQLARFLENRADEGAPSTGWNMLNTVNLLVACGGSVSDTMAGTDLPSTFVKSLYLFLDLPPTSGILYESGDDDDGDGTTRGKNVDQRRRDDLHKLFSQALTRMCQQLSAAENIMRQDDLSKLFGIVTSSCPPHNQSWRKTASDSLIKITRHCLTPDLIGHIHNHGCISLCVRNLNARDLRPLEVVEMFVAVFSCLKDSSEITFLLLDDFRTASGYRFLTDFLLALESDVAVEESREAMRNMVLLISSLVMCGFTEMRPSVSGGQQPFQDRDFRIPDVSDQVLGVKNILAFQVLETAFLKARTADLCGVILDVIFNVYSSDQANYFILEQQHTLPHFIEKVSTKSIKIQEQVFKVLEYVVCSLNYVPFPELVSISILLKAKTNSKTLCVVMQTLVKFISFHAKYQDVYREMGIMDALIYNLQNYAASLKEGTEGDDPKDGAEEEFIFLLMECLRIILESNPQNGALFRESGGARCVLNMIPFARSRREALKLVQQLVLLPEGQDDMGTLLELMHSAEATAVKLKSDVLRAVLRLFNLASRTKAIFRQTDGFIYIVSVLSSIEGSLKPNNRTWENVDRDDVVQLLRSAFSVLTTAMQDEPCNRKYFMENVNYYGLLKPLSFLGCFVEGRDALPSVAESDVFRRAVANRHSNSDETSENATKFRSSAVNGASEVFRCLRDMAVDSFDDKLPSVYPHGDEKHKSSRLVHPHALLVMIGLLPAVEGAPTRDDYEKMSREDKDLNDKWAFGLQHAVLNSIEYLIGLDRNAQMVFQAGMTTAVLQKCNSALADELHPLHHQLQRLFERLASYALTPANVRDFLRLGDPLNCRVDKLVSVALEHRNSLDEIDLAQVSPNLGKPVDFTRIQSLVSITTPRDGGFHGPHSTPSFIEFDMTCEGYGYLYVPSITPIATSSTSSSSSSSTTGAFERLFPPTSGLTYAAWICVEKMGIVGDPHPIRLLTIVRLVETVENKTKRQHCFSISVAGGKLFVTTNEGGGGDLSDESKSSNQAMFSIDKGITEGHWRHVVVVLSRGMILRNSSVALYLDGQYVDSKKIAYIASGSGGVATEETSAPSSPTSLSMSSNGNAVSAYVGTRTGQRRISRLVWRLGPTHLMEESISASTVLCLYLLGPCYKGSFQAPCIESAGAKLQQFEDAEFLSSPGSSGVVGVGELLGSLVGEEKLIFGIDASVCSDVTFKDVHHFFSEMDANATRKELNITRNDLGWPVTLLSNTVVHLLGPARPYGAALVGRAGVRTFEPRPVSKMLNCVGGTSVMLGLVGMANNVDSLYAAVKATVCVLKGNTMALREMERMGGFQILALLLKMKHHLLNSHILHLTFSLVGTVDSDHECARIPYVTAFRDLLGNLEAWSDAPQEIQRSLYDHLYELAYRSNDHRTNAEQLCDMQMVRRLLHLLNRDALTDQTVEKIGKVVSALLEEIHNDADILCFGQFLSSLLPPKGIDERQVECDDIDGVPGSVFALPDTPLGRRIQLRNRLLDVVNILLQDSSLQLRPKMVTQLLHVLGCDWFLSFMSRNVHPSTVLLAFRLLAVVLTRRNFLVDFTDGTLSGGWLTGSVATLTRVLSPTSPSPQKASVSLATTTPSVSITVPGFQALSHLLAYHASCPPLFFVLFAILLGRPIEEIPLTTALSVDNLHRVLRVPHVVSSFSRRGSSSERLEGINLCSDAVFVFLFMLRALLSESCSEEDSESKRETPSIVLKFLMSASQLVPELGDLCHKKPFIEGLVATLFPLQASEQFDVIETDGVPLTAPETTLTCHPARQTVFDVLKSIVTDGLRFIQPSRSSYPLLEFALEGSPDGSTQGQQAEFQTMFLLNVIDHLVVAEVLTPESKLRDGSGAARLVSGVAVIFSRIADRLWNGTFKRNQNAVLTSLMEIMEQSKSNYQSVNLDDLFRPLNRIVLCQLSRSCRTISEQTSILLDTLHTITKHHKLIFNSSNFDPGFLACLCHCLGCLATGNPVTQQENSDDDLSTTNSSITTIRSGSELIQGSASRVWDILLESKSAELQEVFKWDITDVRRQSVPFGLRTDPSLGIKNLLPLFANQAQKSWNDYEGMERQRIESTASAEQSKLKNLISMVRWSSTKKEPSRISVPAQLQEYLDRGFFVHLEQVQQTVEVQRIKFQRNTIELFRYTASQWSKIETELSRERGLWGPMNPSPLNKWTLDKTEGPYRKRMKLELNTKFYEDYPHTVEKPEVQTKYQPPKCHDSALHHWLSRSGQKQLLAEKFDSSTQEERNRVTFQVGQPLALATFNWDTVSVATMATSDSGVSSDVPDGEDATGSQDYVDVVGEPIQQRLSHMFEDGEHIRLKFLCARVEGLDVIQGVFFFGKQHLYIVDAITILPTGEIADLETVPPESKPQIIPIQEHRSSKTMEPTSYAIKCHKFFYGDIVDLHKRRYLLMDIALELFAGDGRNHFIAFRKGDRNKIYDRLLKICRVLSETSDSKISGMKREGEVEASSGIIRGLFGDKTLTQKWERGEMTNFQYLMCLNTLAGRSYNDLMQYPIFPWVVKDFDTEELDLTNPDTFRDLSKPMGAQTPDRLRQFVTKFENWEDTTGQNTPAYYYGTHYSSAMIVASYLIRMEPFTHHFLRLQGGHFDIADRLFHSIKDYWKSASEINSTDVKELIPEFFYLPEFLSNANNFDLGKKQSGVVIGDVVLPPWAKGDPAEFIRLHREALECDYVSAHLHEWIDLVFGYRQQGQAAVEAHNVFHHLFYEGAVDIDKIEDPLDRNATIGFINNFGQMPKQLFKKPHPARKIKSSGGDAAADKIFYRHVRSLLPTLQPIKEVRGPVGQIVQSEKGIVAVERNKVLVPPYFSRFLAWGFPDHSVRGGNLETERINSVYEGLHYGPIKCAICPDARTLITAGESTVICVWQLVPSNIKEKGRLLQQKQTLYGHTAPVTALAASPAYSILVSGSEDCTCIVWDLNKLVFVRQLSGHCSSITAISINNLTGNIVTCAANTIYLWTINGKPIAETVVAEGHRSAIQCCTVSELYEWDKDNVIVTGSADGIVRMYSCRFVPDSDEVSKQQQAELQQKKIVRRQSASPSRESDSESDVRGSRESILDPEKGTNPFLKPFPPTPVMKWRQRLQFRGKLTSHTAYARTDNKNPAGICCLVVSRDHKSLYVGDEKGRVYQWTVEAPGKRADHWVPDSTIQNCPVCNVSFSLTERKHHCRKCGRIFCGKCSNWFAEIPDLSIHSPTRVCQQCYGELQKR; encoded by the exons ATGAATAATTCTAAATTGAGGATGCTCATTTCAAAGGCACAG AAAGCGAATAATCGATACAGCTGCCTATGCTTAGGAGATAATAGTCA TGACTTTGCGCAAGCGCAGCCGTCTCTCGTTCCAATTCGATGTAACCATCTCCCCTTCGCGCAAATGGCGATGAATTGGATTCGAGGCCTTCTCGGCGGTCGACGATCGGCGAGTGGCCAAAACGGCATTTCGTCGCCGGGTCCCCCACCGAGGGACGCTCTCG GCGCGATTCACCTTCGACGTCTCTTCATCGAATACTACAACATGCCGCCGGACGatcgcgaagcgaaagaaggcCATCTCGTCAAAATGCTCCCCGTTTTCTGCCAGGTGTTCGGCACGACGCGCCCgtcggaaatcgtcgaacgcttcgccgaagcgacgatattcgcgcgcgacgtctcgcagttgctcgtcgccgaaattcgCCGTCACGCCGTCCATCCGCAGACGCAAGTGGCGAGCGATCAGCTGGCGCGATTTCTCGAGAATCGAGCCGACGAAGGAGCGCCGAGCACCGGATGGAACATGCTGAACACGGTGAACCTGCTCGTCGCCTGCGGCGGATCGGTCAGCGATACGATGGCCGGCACCgatttgccgtcgacgttcgtcaaATCGCTCTATCTCTTTCTCGATTTGCCGCCGACTTCCGGGATTTTGTACGAgagcggagacgacgacgatggggACGGCACGACGCGGGGGAAGAACGTCGatcagcgtcgtcgcgacgatctGCACAAGCTCTTTAGTCAGGCTCTCACTCGAATGTGTCAACAG ttgAGCGCGGCGGAAAATATCATGCGTCAGGATGACTTGAGCAAGCTCTTCGGCATCGTGACGAGCTCCTGTCCGCCGCACAATCAGTCGTGGCGCAAGACGGCGTCCGATTCGCTCATCAAAATCACGCGTCACTGTCTGACGCCCGATCTCATCGGACACATACACAATCACGGTTGCATATCGTTGTGCGTGCGAAATTTGAACGCGCGCGATCTGCGCCCGTTGGAAGTCGTCGAGatgttcgtcgccgtcttcagCTGTCTGAAGGATTCGAGCGAAATCACGTTTCTGCTCTTGGACGATTTTCGCACGGCGTCCGGCTATCGATTTCTAaccgattttcttctcgcgttggagtcggacgtcgccgtcgaggaGAGTCGCGAGGCGATGCGAAACATGGTGCTTCTCATCTCGTCGTTGGTCATGTGCGGATTCACGGAGATGCGACCGAGCGTCAGCGGCGGTCAACAACCGTTTCAGGATCGCGATTTTCGCATTCCTGACGTATCCGATCAAG ttctTGGcgttaaaaatattttggctTTTCAGGTGTTAGAGACGGCGTTTCTAAAG GCTCGGACTGCCGACTTGTGCGGCGTCATTTTGGACGTCATATTCAACGTATACAGTTCGGATCAGGCGAACTATTTTATACTGGAACAGCAGCACACGTTGCCCCACTTCATCGAAAAAGTCAGcacaaaatcaataaaaattcaa GAACAAGTGTTCAAAGTTCTCGAATACGTTGTCTGTTCATTGAACTATGTACCCTTTCCGGAACTCGTCAGCATCAGTATTCtattgaaggccaaaac AAATTCGAAGACGCTCTGCGTCGTCATGCAGACGTTGGTCAAGTTCATCAGCTTCCACGCGAAATACCAGGACGTCTATCGCGAAATGGGCATCATGGACGCTCTCATCTACAATTTGCAGAACTACGCCGCCAGTTTGAAAGAGGGCACCGAAGGCGACGATCCCAAGGACGGCGCCGAAGAGGAATTCATCTTCCTTCTCATGGAATGCCTTCGAATCATCCTCGAATCGAATCCGCAGAACGGCGCCCTATTTCGCGAGTCGGGCGGCGCGCGTTGCGTTCTCAACATGATCCCGTtcgcgcgttcgcgtcgcgaaGCGCTCAAGCTCGTTCAGCAGCTCGTACTCCTGCCCGAAGGCCAAGACGACATGGGAACGCTTTTGGAGCTCATGCACTCGGCCGAGGCGACGGCGGTCAAGTTGAAATCGGACGTCTTGCGCGCCGTCTTGAGACTCTTCAATTTGGCGTCGCGAACgaaggcgatttttcgtcagACGGACGGTTTTATTTACATCGTCTCCGTGCTGTCGAGCATCGAAGGCAGTCTCAAGCCGAATAATCGGACGTGGGAAAACG TTgatcgagacgacgttgttcAATTACTGAGATCGGCCTTTTCCGTACTGACTACGGCCATGCAAGACGAACCGTGCAATAGAAAATACTTCATGGAAAAC gtgAACTATTATGGCCTTTTGAAGCCGCTCTCGTTTCTGGGCTGTTTCGTCGAGGGACGCGACGCGCTGCCGTCCGTCGCCGagagcgacgtctttcgtcgcgccGTGGCGAATCGTCACTCCAAtagcgacgagacgtcggaaaacgcgacgaaatttcggTCGAGCGCCGTGAACGGCGCCTCCGAAGTGTTTCGATGCTTGCGCGACATGgccgtcgattcgttcgacgacaaacTGCCGTCCGTCTATccgcacggcgacgaaaagcaCAAGTCGTCGCGACTCGTTCATCCGCACGCGCTTCTCGTCATGATCGGGCTTCTGCCGGCCGTCGAAGGCGCGCCGACGCGCGACGATTACGAGAAAATGAGTCGAGAGGACAAGGATCTCAACgacaaa tggGCTTTTGGGCTTCAGCACGCGGTTTTGAATTCGATCGAGTACCTTATCGGCTTGGATCGAAACGCGCAGATGGTTTTTCAGGCGggaatgacgacggcggtcTTGCAGAAGTGCAACAgcgcgctcgccgacgagctTCACCCGCTGCACCATCAACTACAGCGCCTTTTCGAACGACTCGCATCGTACGCACTAACTCCGGCCAACGTGAG AGATTTTTTGCGGCTTGGTGATCCGCTCAATTGCCGAGTCGACAagctcgtctccgtcgctcTCGAACATCGCAATTCTcttgacgaaatcgatttggcGCAAGTGTCGCCGAATCTAGGCAAACCGGTCGACTTCACGCGCATCCAATCGCTCGTCTCCATAACGACgccgcgcgacggcggctttcACGGACCCCACTCGACCCCGTCGTTCATCGAATTCGACATGACGTGCGAAGGATACGGCTATCTCTACGTGCCGTCGATAACGCCaatagcgacgtcgtcgacgtcgtcgtcgtcgtcgtcatcgacgacgggAGCGTTTGAACGATTGTTTCCGCCGACGAGCGGACTGACGTACGCCGCGTGGATCTGCGTGGAAAAAATGGGAATCGTCGGCGATCCGCATCCAATACGTCTACTGACGATCGTGCGACTCGTCGAGACGGTCGAGAATAAGACGAAACGACAGCACTGTTTCAGTATAtccgtcgccggcggaaaATTGttcgtgacgacgaacgagggcggcggcggcgacttgAGCGACGAGAGCAAGTCGTCGAATCAGGCGATGTTTTCCATCGACAAAGGAATCACCGAAGGTCACTGGCGTCACGTGGTCGTCGTTCTGAGTCGAGGAATGATATTGAGGAATAGTAGCGTCGCTTTGTATCTCGACGGTCAATACGTCGATTCGAAAAAG attGCTTACATTGCTTCCGGTAGTGGAGGCGTCGCGACCGAAgagacgtcggcgccgtcgagtCCGACGTCGCTGTCCATGTCGTCGAACGGAAACGCCGTTTCCGCTTACGTCGGCACGCGAACGGGACAGCGACGAATATCGCGACTCGTCTGGCGTCTGGGACCGACTCATCTAATGGAAGAGTCGATCAGCGCGAGCACCGTTCTATGTCTCTATTTATTAGGACCGTGCTATAAGGGCAGTTTTCAAGCTCCTTGCATCGAATCGGCCGGCGCTAAGCTGCAGCAG TTTGAAGATGCTGAATTTTTGTCGTCGCCCGGGTCGAGCGgagtcgtcggcgtcggcgaactTCTCGGCTCGTTGGtcggcgaagagaaattgattttcgGCATCGACGCCTCCGTCTGTTCGGATGTGACGTTCAAAGACGTTCATCATTTTTTCAGCGAAATGGACGCGAATGCGACACGAAAAGAA ttGAATATTACGAGGAATGACTTGGGCTGGCCCGTCACGCTCTTATCCAATACCGTCGTTCATCTGCTCGGTCCCGCGCGTCCGTACGGCGCCGCGCTCGTCGGGCGCGCCGGCGTTCGCACGTTCGAACCGCGTCCCGTCAGCAAGATGTTGAATTGCGTCGGCGGCACGTCCGTCATGCTGGGGCTCGTCGGAATGGCGAATAACGTCGATTCGCTTTACGCCGCCGTCAAGGCGACCGTGTGCGTGCTGAAGGGAAATACGATGGCGTTGAGAGAGATGGAACGCATGGGCGGATTTCAG attttGGCTCTTTTGCTCAAAATGAAACATCACTTGTTAAATAGTCATATTCTTCatttgactttttctctcgtcggTACGGTCGACAGCGATCACGAATGCGCTCGCATTCCGTACGTCACCGCTTTCCGCGATCTGCTCGGAAATCTCGAG GCTTGGAGCGACGCTCCTCAGGAAATCCAACGATCTCTTTATGATCATCTCTACGAGTTGGCTTACAGGAGCAACGATCATCGCACGAATGCCGAGCAGCTCTGCGACATGCAAATGGtccgtcgtctccttcatcttctcAACAGGGACGCGTTGACCGATCAAACCGTCGAAAAGATCGGCAAAGTCGTATCCGCCCTCCTAGAAGAAATTCACAACGACGCCGACATACTCTG TTTTGGACAATTTCTCTCGTCGCTGCTTCCGCCGAAGggaatcgacgagagacaAGTCGAGTGCGACGATATCGACGGCGTTCCCGGAAGCGTTTTCGCTCTGCCCGACACACCGCTCGGACGACGCATTCAGCTGAGAAATCGCCTACTCGACGTCGTGAATATTCTCCTTCAAGACAGCAGCCTCCAACTGCGACCAAA GATGGTCACCCAGTTACTCCACGTTCTCGGCTGCGATTGGTTTCTCAGTTTCATGAGCCGAAACGTGCACCCGTCGACCGTTCTCCTCGCCTTTCGCctcctcgccgtcgttctcaCGCGTCGCAACTTCCTAGTCGACTTCACCGACGGCACGCTGAGCGGCGGCTGGCTGACGGGCAGCGTCGCGACACTGACTCGAGTCCTGTCGCCGACGAGTCCGAGTCCGCAAAAAGCGTCTGTCTCcttggcaacgacgacgccaagtGTCTCGATAACCGTTCCCGGTTTTCAAGCGCTCTCTCATCTACTCGCCTATCACGCGTCGTGTCCTCcactcttcttcgtcttgttTGCGATTCTTCTTGGACGACCTATTGAGGAGATTCCGctgacgacggcgttgagCGTCGATAATCTTCATCGGGTCTTGCGCGTTCCgcacgtcgtctcgtcgttttcgcgtcgcgGTAGCAGCAGCGAGCGATTGGAAGGAATTAATCTCTGCTCCGATGCCGTTTTCGTGTTTCTATTTATGCTTCGAGCTCTGCTGAGCGAG tcTTGCTCTGAAGAAGATAGTGAATCGAAGAGGGAGACTCCGTCAAtcgttttgaaatttcttatGTCCGCGTCGCAATTGGTTCCTGAACTGGGTGACTTGTGTCACAAGAAACCGTTCATCGAAGGTCTCGTAGCAactctctttcctcttcagGCAAGCGAACAG tttgacgtcattgaaacGGATGGAGTGCCGTTGACAG CTCCGGAAACGACGCTGACGTGCCATCCGGCGAGACAAACGGTTTTCGACGTTCTAAAATCTATTGTCACCGACGGCCTGCGTTTCATTCAGCCTTCGCGATCGAGCTACCCATTGCTTGAATTCGCCCTAGAG GGATCTCCGGACGGGAGCACGCAGGGCCAGCAAGCCGAATTTCAGACGATGTTTCTGCTCAACGTCATCGATCATCTCGTCGTGGCGGAGGTGCTGACGCCGGAATCGAAGTTGAGGGACGGTAGCGGCGCCGCACGACTCGTTTCCGGCGTTGCCGTGATATTCTCGCGAATTGCCGATCGTCTTTGGAATG gtACGTTCAAGCGAAATCAGAACGCCGTCTTGACGTCCTTGATGGAGATCATGGAGCAGTCGAAAAGCAATT ATCAGTCAGTGAATTTGGACGATTTGTTTCGTCCTTTGAATCGAATTGTTCTTTGTCAATTGTCAAGATCATGTAGAACGATATCTG aGCAAACGTCTATTCTTCTAGACACGCTTCACACGATCACCAAACACCACAAGTTGATTTTCAACAGTTCGAATTTCGATCCCGGTTTTCTGGCGTGTCTTTGCCACTGCTTGGGATGCCTCGCCACGGGAAACCCAGTCACGCAGCAAGAAAACTCGG ACGACGAtctttcaacgacgaattcgtcgataaCGACTATTCGAAGTGGGAGCGAGTTGATTCAGGGATCGGCGTCTAGAGTCTGGGACATTCTACTGGAATCGAAATCTGCT GAGCTTCAAGAAGTTTTCAAGTGGGATATTACGgacgttcgacgacagtCGGTTCCCTT CGGCTTGAGAACTGATCCCAGTCTTGGAATCAAAAACCTACT ACCTTTGTTCGCTAATCAAGCTCAAAAGTCGTGGAATGACTACGAGGGAATGGAGAGGCAGAGGATCGAATCGACCGCGTCGGCCGAGCAGTCGAAATTGAAGAACTTGATCAGCATGGTTCGTTGgtcatcgacgaagaaagagcCGTCTAGAATTTCGGTGCCAGCCCAGCTCCAA GAGTATTTGGATCGCGGCTTCTTTGTTCATCTTGAGCAAGTGCAACAGACGGTCGAAGTGCAGCGTATCAAATTTCAACGA AATACGATTGAGCTGTTTCGCTACACGGCGTCGCAGTGGTCCAAGATTGAAACCGAGTTGTCGAGAGAACGAGGCCTTTGGGGCCCGATGAATCCGTCGCCTTTGAACAAATGGACTTTGGACAAAACCGAAG GACCATATCGAAAGAGAATGAAGCTCGAATTGAATACGAAATTCTACGAGGATTATCCGCACACTGTCGAGAAACCCGAA GTTCAGACGAAATATCAGCCGCCGAAATGCCACGACAGTGCGCTTCACCACTGGCTCTCTCGTTCGGGACAGAAGCAACTCCTAGCGGAGAAATTCGACAGCAGCACGCAGGAGGAACGCAATCGAGTCACGTTTCAAGTTGGACAGCCTCTCGCGCTGGCGACGTTCAATTGGGACACGGTATCCGTCGCAACGATGGCAACCT cggATTCCGGTGTCAGCAGTGATGTGCccgacggcgaagacgcaACTGGTTCTCAGGACTACGTCGACGTTGTT ggcGAACCCATTCAACAGAGATTGTCGCACATGTTCGAAGATGGAGAACAC ATTCGCTTGAAATTTTTGTGTGCTAGAGTGGAGGGACTCGACGTCATACAgggcgtcttctttttcggaAAACAGCACTTGTATATTGTGGACGCAATTACGATTTTGCCCACTGGCGAGATAGCTGACTTGGAAACCGTACCGCCTGA gtccAAACCGCAGATTATTCCAATTCAAGAGCACAGAAGTTCTAAAACGATGGAGCCCACCAGTTACGCCATCAA ATGTCACAAATTCTTCTATGGCGACATAGTTGATTTGCACAAGCGACGATACTTGTTGATG GACATCGCCTTGGAACTCTTCGCTGGCGACGGAAGAAATCATTTCATTGCTTTCAGGAAAGGAgatagaaataaaatttatgACAG ACTGTTGAAGATCTGCAGGGTTCTCTCCGAGACGTCGGACTCGAAAATAAGCGGAATGAAGAGGGAGGGCGAAGTGGAGGCATC ATCCGGAATTATTCGGGGACTTTTTGGTGACAAGACTTTGACTCAAAAGTGGGAG AGAGGCGAAATGACGAACTTCCAATATCTCATGTGCCTCAATACGTTGGCTGGTCGTTCCTATAACGATCTCATGCAATACCCAATCTTTCCTTGGGTTGTAAAAGATTTTGATACCGAA GAGCTTGACTTGACGAACCCGGACACGTTCCGCGACCTGTCAAAACCCATGGGCGCTCAAACGCCGGACCGACTTCGACAATTCGTAACAAAATTTGAAAACTGGGAAGACACGACAG GACAAAACACGCCTGCGTACTATTACGGAACGCACTACAGTTCTGCTATGATAGTCGCTTCCTATTTGATACGAATGGAGCCTTTTACTCATCACTTTTTGCGCCTTCAA GGCGGTCATTTTGATATTGCTGATCGACTTTTTCACAGTATTAAGGACTATTGGAAATCGGCGTCGGAAATCAACTCGACTGACGTCAAAGAGCTCATTCCagaatttttctatttaccCGAGTTCCTGTCCAACGCAAATAATTTTGATCTag gaaaaaaacaaagtgGCGTCGTCATTGGAGACGTCGTCCTTCCCCCGTGGGCCAAAGGAGATCCCGCTGAATTCATTCGACTTCACAGAGAA GCTCTCGAGTGCGACTACGTTTCGGCTCATCTGCACGAGTGGATCGATCTCGTGTTTGGATATAGACAACAGGGACAGGCGGCCGTCGAAGCGCACAACGTCTTTCATCATCTCTTCTACGAAGGAGCGGTGGACATCGACAAGATCGAAGATCCGCTCGATCGAAACGCGACAATAGGATTTATTAACAATTTTGGACAGATGCCGAAGCAG TTGTTCAAAAAACCGCATCCGGCGAGGAAGATTAAATCGAGCGGAGGAGATGCCGCTGCCGACAAGATTTTCTATCGTCACGTGCGGAGTCTTCTTCCAACCTTGCAGCCCATCAAAG AAGTGCGAGGTCCTGTCGGCCAGATTGTTCAGTCGGAGAAAGGAATCGTTGCAGTGGAAAGAAACAAG GTTCTCGTTCCGCCGTACTTTTCTCGATTTCTCGCCTGGGGATTTCCCGATCACAGCGTCAGAGGAGGAAATCTTGAGACCGAACGG ATCAATTCGGTGTACGAAGGACTCCACTACGGGCCAATCAAGTGCGCTATTTGTCCGGACGCAAGGACTCTAATAACGGCCGGCGAGAGTACGGTGATTTGCGTGTGGCAGCTGGTACCGTCGAACattaaagaaaaagggaGACTACTGCAGCAGAAACAG ACGCTCTACGGTCATACCGCTCCGGTGACGGCTTTGGCTGCGTCTCCAGCGTACAGCATTCTTGTTAGCGGATCCGAG GACTGTACGTGCATTGTTTGGGATTTGAACAagctcgtcttcgttcgGCAGCTGAGCGGTCACTGCTCGTCGATAACAGCGATTTCCATCAATAATCTAACC GGCAACATCGTGACTTGCGCTGCCAACACGATCTACTTGTGGACGATCAACGGAAAGCCTATCGCAGAGACCGTCGTCGCTGAAGGTCACAGAAGTGCGATCCAGTGTTGCACTGTGTCAGAG CTTTATGAATGGGACAAGGACAACGTTATTGTGACGGGATCAGCCGACGGAATTGTTCGA ATGTATAGCTGCCGTTTCGTTCCTGATTCAGATGAAGTTTCGAAGCAACAGCAGGCGGAAttgcagcagaagaaaatcgtaCGACGTCAGTCGGCATCTCCGTCCCGCGAAAGCGATTCCGAGTCGGACGTGCGAGGCAGCAGAGAATCGATTTTGGATCCGGAAAAGGGAACGAATCCTTTTCTCAAACCGTTTCCTCCTACTCCGG TTATGAAATGGCGACAACGATTGCAGTTTCGCGGAAAATTGACGTCTCACACGGCCTACGCGCGAACGGATAATAAAAATCCGGCTGGAATCTGTTGTCTCGTTGTGTCAAG GGATCATAAATCTCtatacgtcggcgacgaaaagggGAGAGTTTATCAATGGACAGTTGAAGCGCCAG GAAAGAGAGCTGATCATTGGGTTCCTGATTCGACGATTCAGAATTGTCCGGTGTGcaacgtttcgttttcgctgaCGGAAAGAAAGCATCACTGTCGAAAGTGCGGTCGCATATTTTGCGGAAA GTGTAGCAACTGGTTTGCAGAAATTCCCGATTTGAGCATCCATTCTCCCACGAGAGTCTGCCAGCAGTGCTACGGAGAATTGCAGAAGCGGTAA